TATATTAGATTATAATATGAGTCTTGACGTGCATTTAGGATGACGTGAGATCGATTCgctcattatatatattttattgaaactGAACTTTTGCCAGTATTGGATATAAAGATCCTAACCTTTTCGTGACACACTAGTTGCTCCTGATTATTCGACGGGCTTAtgattttcaataatatttttaattagaaAACACTTATACATCGTTCATGTAAACTTACGGTCAACGTAGGTAATCGAAAGCTCTGCTGTAAGATGAGTACACGCAATTTTGCCCACTTTTTCAACCTAGAAGTACATATTTTATAATTGCAgaacaatattaacaaaataaaaacatataattgttttttgttttttgtttaatctaAGGATTGGTATCGCTCTGTTTAGTATATTTCGTTTTTATGACAAGATAGATGAAATTAAGACTTACACTTAACAACCCAGAAACTAATACCTGTTGTTTGTAACGAACGTAgacaagaaatacttttttaatggcgtacaattgaaaattaactgttcacaaaactttcatttttttaaatactatggCTTTTCGTCCTCAGGAAAAGATTTCTTAACCTATTTTTgacaacacttttaggaatttttggtcctcaaagctcttcaactttgtactttatttggccttaataatttgttttgattcgagcgtcaccaGTGAGTCTGGcgcaaataaaaaatatcaatcctggtatctattataagtttatttggtttgttttctattatatttagAAAGAGTCCAAAGTAGTGTTGTTTGGCTTCTGTCTTATTTAAGCATTTCTTATTAACGTAGACATaatttcgtttgatttttttttaaagtaaagttGAGGGATAacggctattttttttttttatcttaacgaAATCCTGAAACAAAACCCTAATCCATACATCGCAATACGCTATCATACGTATAACAAATATTACCTCAGCCGAAAGCACCCATCTAGGAACAAGTCGTTTAACACCAGGTAACAGGTTCTGGGTATTCCTTTGAGTCAACGGTAGTTTGCTGAATAATGCAAGTCCAGGTAGATTGATTGCATTGAATTTTCTAGATGGAGGTGGATTAACACATTTTGCCAAAACATCAGTAGTGTTGGTGCTGCTTAACAGAACACATGTTAAACATTCCTCAGAAAGTAAACGAGCTCCATTGCAGTTTTGCAAAAAACACCAAGCTTGGTCTCCCCTACTACTAGATGTATTACATTGagtaagaaaacatttaaaaactgtTTGGAAAGTAATAGAAATACACGGAGGTTTGGTTAATGTCTGTTGTTCCATTATGATGGAAGTGTCATTGTGAACTGCGCTGAAAGAGTGCGGAAACTTACTCTGTAAGGCTTGTTGTATCATAACTAAATCATCAACATACCATACCTGAAGTTAAAAATgtcttattgatttttttattcttaaaaagaAGAATATTTTAAAGCTAATAGTTAATATAGTTTATCAACCACTCATGATGACGAATTTTGAGACATTTTTATTCCAAAGATTTATATTGAAGATAAGCACTCAACGAGCTGTTACTCTAATAAGGTGTTacaatttaaataatgtttaattttaagTCTTACTTTGATTTGTGATATACATGGCAACCAAAGAGTTAACACATTTTAAATGAAGAgttgtttgttttcgttttttttttaaatttttactacaTATTCAGACATACATCAATGTATGCCTTTAAATGAGATTGAAGATAATTTGGATTTTAGCACAACGATTCGACATACTTCATTTAAACACAAGACATCTCCTTCAGACTTTAGTAAAGCATCGACGATTAGGTTTCTCCGTTGTTCATAAAAGTGCACTGATGTTGCGAGTGCTGTATTAAATGTGACGAAATTTGTTGCAGTTATATTCTCATTATCTATGTTTCTGCAATCACCATCTGTATATGATAGAAAAACACAGAGATTTAGTTAACTTGCTCAGAACTACACACGTATTTATTATCTTTACCTTAAATGTAGTTCCGATACGAGATATATCATTCAACTGAATAgaatatttcaatatattatatgaataaaCAATGTGTCTGTATTCCAAAAGTGTTATTTGatggtatttttgtcataaactTTAAGGAGTTTATAATAAATGGAATATAAGAAACCGTCAGAAGTATCTGATTCCATACCAACATTATGTTATTTATTTCAAGAGTAGTACATAGTCTTAGCCAATTCATAAAGACATTCAAACTTAtgcatataaactcatcatagatacaaatgtaccaggattgaaaattttatatttgcgccagttgcgcgtttcgtcttctaaagactcatcaatgacgctggAATAAAACATGTTGATAAGGCCAATATTTATGTTTCTGACGAATGTTACATTGTGTCATGGACGTTTTAGACATCATACTTGGTCCTGTATACCAGTAAAATATAATATCTACAGTTATTGtggttttgcatggttttatttTGGATTGTTTTGACCTAAGATAGGATTTATGAGTACTGACTAGGGCTGTGGGACGACAACCCTGCCAGCTAGTCCAAAAACGGAATTTCATGCATCTTGGTGATGATTTTACACCAGTCCTGTGCTTCTAAGAAAAGTTAGACCTTAACCCCAAGCATTAATGTTTCTTCTTCTTTTACTTGTCCAGTCTCCCATCTGAATAAAGATGATTTTTAACTGGTGCATAACTGGCCTATTTATGTAAAACAAGTTAATATAAagttatatacaaaaacaaaagagtGCAGAGAACAGACATagtgattaaaactatgtacagGATATCAATCTATGAAAATGAGAGTGGAGAATACAACATAACTATGTTAGCTGCTTTCTGGAATAGTCGAGTGTCTGTGTATTAACAACTGTTGTTGGTAATAGatttcattgtgttattgtgaaTGAAAAGATATGAAAATCGGACGAGTCTTTGGATGCATAAATATGTTTGAAGgtgttttaaaaaagtaaaatcacagaaatactgaactgagAGGAATATTCAATCGGAAAGcccctaatcaaaaggcaaaatcaaacgaaaaatcacatcaaacgaaacaacaactgtcgtattcctgacttggtacatgcattttcaaatgtagaaaatggtggattgaacctggttttatagcgttaaacctctcacctgtatgccagtcgcatcaaattccattatatttactacgatgcatgaacaaaacagacataattgataaaatagtcaaaatatgggtacagcagtcatcactgtgatacaatctcaaaacaaatatCATGGATGATATTTTTTGGTTGTTGAGTCTGATGGAATGAGAAATGATTAGTTTCTTGAAACATATAGAGGATACAATCAAGTCTTCAATTTCCTAAATAAGTCAAACTAAACATTTAAAACATACCTTTGGAGTCAGGTCTATTATTACCATTACCAAAATCTGGAATACACGTAATGAATTATTATGATAACGACAAAAGTCTTCTTGTTTCTTCACACAATCTATAATATGTCTACTTTCACAATAAAGATTTTCCTCAAAGGTTTTACTGATTGACAGAGTCAAAATATAATACAGGAGTCAAGTTGTACATACATGTGTATTAATCTTAATGTTATACAGTGCATTTCCTAAACGTCTTTTCATTTTTTGAAGACGTGGTCATGGTTTTGTCGATTTTCGTTTTTTGCGCAATTGTCATGGTTTTGTCACAGTCTGTTCGGgcttttcaattttgatatatttgttacGTCCGCCTCTTTTTACAAGACATATTTTTGGGGGGAATATGAGGATTTTGTGTTTTACGCATTTTCTATCAACCGAAATGTATTGGACCTTCGAATAATTTGATAAATGGAAAAACAGTACAGATCTCTCATAACTTGATATAAAATAATGTAAGACTCTCATGTataacaaaaactttatatactgtaaaccaacttattttcgcaagcgatttattttcgcgccTTTcccgagtagaaaaataacgcgaatttaAATAGTCGCGAATATGTATAACTCGGATCTTTTCTTATTTAACTACATCAAGTCAATTAGATAATTGCGAAATTAAATCGCCGCGAGGCTAgtcgcgaaataaagtatccgcgaaaataagttggtttacagtaatataCTAGAATGTTACAAAAAGGGTAAGAAgaataggtggcacggtagtatttgcattccagaatttaggttgctcttttgtgtaccctacttaggtaaatgtatctaaacagtgtgattggacaaaaaatacagtatcaactgaacatactttcccaaactgagggatgaatcaggtgtagaaaaatatgaaataattttacatacagatgaaaatgaatttttgagaattttttttaattttgtattcactgcaccataaaagacctaaaattactagtggccttaggtttctaaaaatagcaaaaaaagtaaacggtcatgatacatattcaaattcatttctgaatagtaaaatgaaagtacttcagttaagtgtgaatgtagatttttttgcagtgttagaaagtggtgaaaattctaaaaaggctatcattatccctatgggccaggaaatactaccgtgccaccaaTAGGGCCAGTATCAAACactaaaaactataaaaaagaaaactttgGCAGTATGAAGTTTGTATTTTGTAGATTTCGAATTATTGCTCAATGGAATcctaaatattatatttttaccaATAAAGTTTACAGGGTTTTTTCCTAGGGCACTTGATCCTATATTCAATTTGTTTTCGTTATGGTTGTGATGAGTCCCTTCTGTAGCAGGTCTTGTCGTAGTAGCAAATTGGTTAACGGCGGGAAATATTACCGCTGAATTTGTACCAGATGCTGCCGAACCAATACCAGCAGATCTTATGTTGGCTGCAACACAAAGAAATAACAACGTTATCATGCAcgatatattattataaaatagcATTTGACTAATGTAAATAAACATTATATGCATAAGTGCTATATAATATATGGGTACAACGTAAATAGTTCCCATTTTAACATTAGCTATTTACGAAAATTAAAACAGTAAGGTGTGGTATAATCAATTATGTGGACATCTGTAGGGAAAAACTGCCTTGAACAATATTGTAA
The window above is part of the Mytilus edulis chromosome 6, xbMytEdul2.2, whole genome shotgun sequence genome. Proteins encoded here:
- the LOC139527834 gene encoding uncharacterized protein, with amino-acid sequence MKYFTCVFFVSFLYWTTCKAANIRSAGIGSAASGTNSAVIFPAVNQFATTTRPATEGTHHNHNENKLNIGSSALGKNPVNFIDFGNGNNRPDSKDGDCRNIDNENITATNFVTFNTALATSVHFYEQRRNLIVDALLKSEGDVLCLNEVWYVDDLVMIQQALQSKFPHSFSAVHNDTSIIMEQQTLTKPPCISITFQTVFKCFLTQCNTSSSRGDQAWCFLQNCNGARLLSEECLTCVLLSSTNTTDVLAKCVNPPPSRKFNAINLPGLALFSKLPLTQRNTQNLLPGVKRLVPRWVLSAEVEKVGKIACTHLTAELSITYVDPVVPPLFSSFEEENLNNTFQILEYFKTEKQLILMGDFNQSPLRAHIAPSHADNYKEFMTNGFSDPYVDHIGLPTLVPGNIFSNNLNRNRILDHIFYKGFNFQSSERVFDKFIDVNGQDIPLSDHFGVSVTLQPKNCTSE